In Herbaspirillum sp. WKF16, one genomic interval encodes:
- a CDS encoding amidase — protein sequence MNPIQTAATPGAFDIDDRIGAFVPHGRYRLDGTPGGPLSGLRFGVKDLFDIAGQPTGAGNPDWQRSHPVPTRTSAVVQTLLDAGADMIGKTLTDEIAYSIHGDNHHYGTPQNVAAPGRVPGGSSSGSAAAVAARLCDFALGTDTGGSTRVPASYCGVWGLRTTFGLLSCASLAPLSPSFDTATWLAHDATTFERVGQTLLPQTGGVAFKRALLPFDVLEQADAVFHPAVHGVYEILQSMMQGEHARLTTGEAELENWRRAYISASAYDAWQTHKDWIEQQSPAFGPAVQGRWNMARDTSAETAQAARQKQLLVRHQVRAFLGADGVAVIPSAASVAPLRDATPEQIDDIRARCFRITSIAGLSGLPQVSIPLAAPDGLPIGVSLLGPAGSDLALIRLATTIGQALPARR from the coding sequence TTGAACCCAATCCAGACCGCCGCCACCCCGGGCGCCTTCGACATCGATGACAGGATCGGCGCCTTCGTCCCGCACGGACGCTACCGCCTCGACGGCACGCCTGGCGGCCCGCTGTCGGGCCTGCGCTTCGGCGTCAAGGACCTGTTCGACATCGCCGGCCAGCCCACCGGCGCCGGCAATCCCGACTGGCAGCGCAGCCACCCCGTGCCCACGCGCACCAGCGCCGTGGTGCAAACCCTGCTCGACGCCGGCGCCGACATGATCGGCAAGACCCTGACCGACGAGATCGCCTACAGCATCCACGGCGACAACCACCACTACGGCACGCCGCAGAATGTGGCCGCCCCCGGCCGCGTGCCCGGCGGCTCCTCCAGCGGTTCGGCGGCGGCGGTCGCGGCGCGCCTGTGCGACTTCGCGCTGGGCACCGACACCGGCGGATCGACCCGCGTGCCGGCCAGCTACTGCGGCGTATGGGGCCTGCGCACCACCTTCGGCCTGCTGTCGTGCGCGTCGTTGGCGCCGCTCTCGCCCAGCTTCGACACCGCCACCTGGCTGGCGCATGACGCCACCACCTTCGAGCGCGTCGGCCAGACGCTGCTGCCGCAAACCGGCGGTGTCGCCTTCAAGCGCGCGCTGCTGCCCTTCGACGTGCTGGAGCAGGCGGACGCGGTGTTCCATCCCGCGGTGCATGGCGTCTACGAGATCCTGCAATCGATGATGCAGGGCGAGCATGCCCGCCTCACCACCGGCGAAGCCGAGCTGGAGAACTGGCGGCGCGCCTATATCAGCGCCTCCGCCTACGACGCCTGGCAGACCCACAAGGACTGGATCGAACAGCAGAGTCCCGCCTTCGGCCCGGCCGTACAGGGGCGCTGGAACATGGCGCGCGACACCTCCGCGGAAACCGCCCAGGCCGCGCGGCAGAAACAGCTGCTGGTGCGCCACCAGGTACGCGCCTTCCTCGGCGCCGACGGCGTGGCGGTGATTCCCTCGGCGGCCAGCGTGGCGCCGCTGCGCGATGCCACGCCGGAGCAGATCGACGACATCCGCGCGCGCTGCTTCCGCATCACCAGCATCGCCGGCCTGTCGGGCCTGCCGCAGGTCAGCATCCCGCTGGCCGCGCCCGATGGCCTGCCGATCGGCGTATCATTGCTGGGCCCGGCCGGCAGCGACCTGGCGCTGATCAGGCTGGCCACCACAATCGGCCAGGCCCTGCCGGCGCGGCGCTGA
- a CDS encoding nuclear transport factor 2 family protein: MHAAPSSNTPQDNPLPYDPAALVDEYLRVLMIPDPAAARRFVSPELKIRFTGGREMIDPAQCAAFNAGRYGWVKKKFEGTEVVAGASAEHAVVYNRGTLYGVWPDGEAFEGNRYVDRYVIRHGLIVQMDVWNDSAERLLARAGLAEL; the protein is encoded by the coding sequence ATGCACGCCGCACCATCATCAAACACGCCGCAGGACAATCCCCTGCCCTACGATCCCGCCGCCCTGGTCGACGAATACCTGCGGGTGCTGATGATCCCGGACCCGGCGGCGGCCCGCCGCTTCGTCTCGCCGGAGCTGAAGATCCGCTTCACCGGCGGGCGCGAGATGATCGACCCGGCGCAATGCGCGGCCTTCAACGCCGGCCGCTACGGCTGGGTAAAGAAGAAGTTCGAAGGCACCGAAGTCGTGGCCGGCGCCAGCGCGGAACACGCCGTGGTCTACAACCGCGGCACGCTGTACGGCGTGTGGCCGGACGGCGAAGCCTTCGAAGGCAACCGCTACGTCGACCGCTACGTGATCCGCCACGGGCTGATCGTGCAGATGGATGTCTGGAACGACAGCGCCGAGCGCCTGCTGGCGCGCGCCGGCCTGGCCGAGCTGTAA
- a CDS encoding GntR family transcriptional regulator yields MSQTSPRNNAKGNTKRRASAAEAAAPAPASRAGRPRVRHQELADAPALQADAEAGDDIITRIYNTVFDSVMSQRLAPGTKLPEAALCELFGVGRTVVQKALQKLAHEHIVELRPNRGAVVAMPTPEETREIFEARRALEAAIMRLAVKNATRADLAKLRRQLKEEHEVMHSYAQTSWARLASSFHMRVAELARNPTLQRYLGELVSRCSLIVALHEPAGYASCEHEEHTRIVDLIERGDERGAVAAMEAHLVTLEEHIHLVSAKSGNNLARMLGME; encoded by the coding sequence ATGAGCCAAACCTCTCCACGCAACAACGCCAAAGGCAACACCAAACGCCGCGCCAGCGCCGCCGAAGCGGCGGCGCCCGCCCCCGCCTCGCGCGCCGGCCGTCCGCGGGTGCGCCACCAGGAACTGGCCGACGCGCCCGCGCTGCAGGCCGACGCCGAGGCCGGCGACGACATCATCACCCGCATCTACAACACGGTCTTCGACAGCGTGATGAGCCAGCGCCTCGCGCCCGGCACCAAGCTGCCCGAGGCGGCGCTGTGCGAACTGTTCGGCGTGGGCCGCACGGTGGTGCAAAAGGCGCTGCAGAAGCTGGCGCACGAGCACATCGTCGAGCTGCGCCCCAACCGCGGCGCGGTGGTGGCCATGCCCACGCCGGAGGAGACGCGCGAGATCTTCGAGGCGCGCCGCGCGCTGGAGGCGGCCATCATGCGGCTGGCGGTGAAGAATGCCACGCGCGCCGACCTGGCCAAGCTGCGGCGCCAGCTGAAGGAAGAGCATGAGGTGATGCACAGCTATGCCCAGACCAGCTGGGCCCGGCTAGCGTCGTCGTTCCACATGCGGGTGGCCGAACTGGCGCGCAATCCCACGCTGCAGCGCTACCTCGGCGAACTGGTCTCGCGCTGCTCGCTGATCGTGGCGCTGCACGAGCCGGCCGGCTACGCCTCCTGCGAACACGAGGAGCACACCCGCATCGTCGACCTTATCGAACGCGGCGACGAACGCGGCGCCGTGGCGGCGATGGAAGCTCACCTGGTGACGCTGGAGGAGCACATCCACCTGGTGAGCGCCAAGAGCGGCAACAACCTGGCGCGCATGTTGGGGATGGAATAG
- a CDS encoding branched-chain amino acid ABC transporter ATP-binding protein/permease, giving the protein MNNLPHSVTEALRRAAQASAPGSSPAPAAAGPRANVRLGLGSPAALAWSALGFIAAATLALSVNSYYVFVLAGIALVAIVGIGLNVLIGLTGQMSFGHVGFYAVGAYTVAVLTTKAGLSFWLAWPLAALAAGALGALLALPALRVKGPYLAMITIAFSFIIQHVIIEMRDVTGGQNGIMGLAAPAFFGLQAERAVAMLGLVTAAAVLACYCWLSRGSWGAAMRAVRDSETASESIGLNPLVIKVAAFAISAALAGLAGGLFAPLSTFVTPDTFSFMQSILFVLVVVVGGSGSIMGPVIGAVIVGALPELLSSLEDYRLLFFGALLLLVLWIAPDGVTGLLRKLADALRKPTAAAPAADVGPEEISLPARTRRTLSADGLTMIFGGVRAVGGLGFEVPAAAVTSLIGPNGAGKTTALNMLSGFYRPSAGGFALGGTPLAGLPAFRIARHGVARTYQTSQLFGSLTVADNVALACGRGRLGGLLSAHGFASPQVRAHSRSLLDYCGYRGALDIPAADLAHVDRRLVEIARALAADPDVLLLDEPAAGLSREDKGMLAQLLQKIAAAGISVVVVEHDMELVMQISTRIVVLDAGQRLAIGTPQEVQNDPAVRQAYLGEGAQQAPAAARAAAQGAGELLGVGELVTGYGAEPVLHGINLQVKEGEMVALLGANGAGKSTLMRALAGLHRPIQGGIHAGGVNLMHLRAEQIVRHGVVLVPEGRQVFPELSVLDNIRLGAFLYPKDVEARVEEMLGRFPRLRERLHQRAGLLSGGEQQMLAIARGLMSRPRVLLLDEPSLGLAPKVIAELFAALDRLRNENMTIVLVDQMAALALSLADRAYVIEGGRVVAQGTAAEIAANDALAKAYLGAH; this is encoded by the coding sequence ATGAACAATCTTCCGCATTCGGTCACCGAAGCGCTGCGCCGCGCGGCGCAGGCTTCCGCCCCCGGCTCTTCTCCCGCCCCGGCCGCCGCCGGCCCGCGCGCCAACGTGCGCCTCGGGTTGGGCAGCCCGGCCGCCCTGGCGTGGAGCGCGCTGGGCTTCATCGCCGCCGCCACGCTGGCGCTGTCGGTCAACAGTTATTACGTGTTCGTGCTGGCAGGAATCGCGCTGGTGGCCATCGTCGGCATCGGCCTCAATGTGCTGATCGGCCTGACCGGGCAGATGTCCTTCGGCCACGTCGGCTTCTACGCCGTGGGCGCCTACACGGTCGCGGTGCTCACCACCAAGGCCGGCTTGTCGTTCTGGCTGGCCTGGCCGCTGGCGGCGCTGGCTGCCGGCGCGCTGGGCGCGCTGCTGGCCTTGCCGGCGCTGCGCGTGAAGGGGCCTTACCTGGCGATGATCACCATCGCCTTCAGCTTCATCATCCAGCACGTCATCATCGAGATGCGCGACGTCACCGGCGGCCAGAACGGCATCATGGGCTTGGCCGCGCCGGCCTTCTTCGGCCTGCAGGCCGAGCGCGCCGTCGCCATGCTGGGCCTGGTCACCGCCGCCGCCGTGCTGGCCTGCTATTGCTGGCTTTCGCGCGGCAGCTGGGGCGCGGCCATGCGCGCGGTGCGCGACAGCGAGACCGCGTCCGAATCGATCGGCCTGAACCCGCTGGTGATCAAGGTCGCGGCCTTTGCCATCTCGGCCGCGCTGGCCGGCCTGGCCGGCGGCCTGTTCGCGCCGCTCTCCACCTTCGTCACGCCCGACACCTTCAGTTTCATGCAGTCCATCCTGTTCGTGCTGGTGGTAGTGGTGGGCGGCTCCGGTTCCATCATGGGGCCGGTGATCGGCGCCGTCATCGTCGGCGCGCTGCCGGAGCTGCTTTCCAGCCTGGAGGATTATCGTCTGCTGTTTTTCGGCGCCTTGCTGCTGCTGGTGCTGTGGATCGCGCCCGACGGCGTCACCGGCCTGCTGCGCAAGCTGGCCGATGCGCTGCGCAAGCCGACCGCGGCGGCGCCGGCGGCCGATGTCGGACCCGAGGAAATCTCCCTGCCCGCGCGCACGCGCCGCACCCTGTCGGCCGATGGCCTGACCATGATATTCGGCGGGGTGCGCGCCGTCGGCGGCCTGGGCTTCGAGGTGCCGGCGGCGGCCGTGACCAGCCTGATCGGCCCCAACGGCGCCGGCAAGACCACGGCGCTGAACATGCTCTCCGGTTTCTATCGCCCGAGCGCCGGCGGCTTCGCGCTGGGCGGCACGCCGCTGGCGGGATTGCCGGCCTTCCGCATCGCCCGTCACGGCGTGGCGCGCACCTACCAGACCTCGCAGCTGTTCGGCAGCCTGACGGTGGCCGACAACGTGGCGCTGGCCTGCGGCCGCGGCCGCCTGGGCGGATTGCTGTCGGCGCACGGCTTCGCCTCGCCGCAGGTGCGGGCGCACAGCCGCAGCCTGCTGGACTATTGCGGCTACCGCGGGGCGCTGGACATCCCTGCCGCCGACCTGGCCCACGTCGACCGCCGCCTGGTGGAAATCGCGCGCGCCCTGGCGGCCGACCCGGATGTGCTGCTGCTGGACGAACCGGCCGCCGGCCTCTCGCGCGAAGACAAGGGCATGCTGGCGCAGCTGCTGCAAAAGATCGCCGCCGCCGGCATCAGCGTAGTGGTGGTCGAGCACGACATGGAGCTGGTGATGCAGATCTCCACCCGCATCGTGGTGCTGGACGCCGGCCAGCGCCTGGCCATCGGCACCCCGCAGGAAGTGCAGAACGACCCGGCGGTGCGCCAGGCCTACCTGGGCGAGGGCGCGCAGCAGGCGCCGGCGGCCGCGCGCGCCGCGGCGCAGGGCGCGGGCGAATTGCTGGGGGTGGGCGAGCTGGTGACCGGCTACGGCGCCGAGCCGGTCCTGCACGGCATCAACCTGCAGGTGAAGGAGGGCGAGATGGTGGCGCTGCTGGGCGCCAACGGCGCCGGCAAGTCGACCCTGATGCGCGCGCTGGCCGGCCTGCATCGTCCCATCCAGGGCGGTATCCACGCCGGCGGCGTGAACCTGATGCACCTGCGCGCCGAGCAGATCGTGCGTCACGGCGTGGTGCTGGTGCCGGAAGGGAGGCAGGTGTTCCCCGAGCTTTCCGTGCTGGACAATATCCGCCTGGGCGCCTTCCTCTATCCCAAGGATGTGGAGGCGCGGGTGGAAGAGATGCTGGGCCGCTTCCCGCGCCTGCGCGAACGCCTGCACCAGCGCGCCGGCCTGCTCTCCGGCGGCGAGCAGCAGATGCTGGCGATCGCGCGCGGCCTGATGTCGCGCCCGCGCGTGCTGCTGCTGGACGAGCCCTCGCTGGGCCTGGCGCCCAAGGTGATCGCCGAGCTGTTCGCGGCGCTGGACCGCCTGCGCAACGAGAACATGACCATCGTGCTGGTGGACCAGATGGCGGCGCTGGCCTTGTCGCTGGCCGACCGCGCCTACGTGATCGAAGGCGGCCGGGTGGTGGCGCAGGGCACGGCGGCCGAGATCGCCGCCAACGATGCGCTGGCCAAGGCCTATCTCGGCGCTCACTGA
- a CDS encoding polysaccharide deacetylase family protein has product MHATILPPGAEDALGRDIAPPPYGALRTHGRFGYSAIHRRPQYRWPNGARLAVYLGFNIEHFAFGEGLGAKLGPVCPEPDVLNYAWREYGNRVGAWRCLELFEQLGLPAGALINTALYDHCPELVAAFAARGDEIIGHGHTNAQQQGTLAPADELALLRHCRERIAAESGAAPGGWLSPWISESLATPDLLREAGYRYNLNWAHDDQPVRMATRDGGSLWSIPYPQELNDIPMIVARQMDGRDFARMIVDNFDEMLAQSAAQPLVMGIALHPYLVGQPYRLRHLRTALQHLAAARDRGDIWFTTPGAICAHVDALEELRQPF; this is encoded by the coding sequence ATGCACGCCACCATCCTGCCTCCCGGCGCCGAGGACGCGCTGGGCCGCGATATCGCGCCGCCGCCCTACGGCGCGCTGCGCACGCATGGCCGTTTCGGCTATTCGGCGATCCACCGCCGGCCGCAATACCGCTGGCCCAACGGCGCGCGCCTGGCGGTCTACCTGGGATTCAACATCGAGCACTTTGCCTTCGGCGAGGGCCTGGGCGCCAAGCTCGGCCCGGTGTGCCCGGAGCCCGACGTGCTCAACTACGCCTGGCGCGAATACGGCAACCGCGTCGGCGCCTGGCGCTGCCTGGAGCTGTTCGAGCAACTGGGATTGCCGGCCGGGGCGCTGATCAACACGGCGCTATACGACCATTGCCCGGAACTGGTGGCCGCCTTCGCCGCGCGCGGCGACGAGATCATCGGCCATGGCCACACCAACGCGCAGCAGCAGGGCACGCTGGCGCCAGCCGATGAACTGGCGCTGCTGCGCCATTGCCGCGAGCGCATCGCCGCCGAAAGCGGCGCCGCACCCGGCGGCTGGCTCTCGCCCTGGATCTCGGAAAGCCTGGCCACCCCCGACCTGCTGCGCGAGGCCGGCTACCGCTACAACCTGAACTGGGCGCACGACGACCAGCCGGTGCGCATGGCCACGCGCGACGGCGGCAGCCTGTGGTCGATCCCCTATCCCCAGGAGCTCAACGATATCCCGATGATCGTGGCGCGCCAGATGGACGGCCGCGACTTCGCCCGCATGATCGTCGACAACTTCGACGAGATGCTGGCGCAATCGGCCGCGCAACCGCTGGTGATGGGCATCGCCCTGCACCCCTACCTGGTCGGCCAGCCCTACCGGCTGCGCCACCTGCGCACGGCGCTGCAGCACCTGGCCGCCGCGCGCGACCGCGGCGACATCTGGTTCACCACGCCCGGCGCGATCTGCGCGCACGTGGATGCGCTGGAAGAACTGCGCCAGCCTTTCTGA
- a CDS encoding branched-chain amino acid ABC transporter permease: MLLLSALISGFGLGSMYGLMALGFYMTYAVSGTVNFAQGSSMMLGAVLCFTFAQTLGWPMWLAVLLALALCAAYGMLVEVLAVRPFARQGSNAWLMSTVALGIVLDNLVLHTFGKEPRSLPSPLALSSIEVGGVGLGVYPLHLLIPAIGLALAALLHTVSRRTRWGTALLAVVQNRDAARLMGIPITRAISAAFALSTLLAGVAGVLIAPLFNVNADMGTLFGLKAFAVAILGGITSAWGVMIAGLLFGIAEALITATLGSGYTQIITFALVIAVLAIRPNGLFGRAQVKKV; encoded by the coding sequence ATGCTGCTTCTGTCGGCACTCATCAGCGGTTTCGGACTGGGCAGCATGTACGGTCTGATGGCGCTCGGTTTTTACATGACGTATGCCGTCTCCGGCACCGTCAATTTCGCGCAGGGCAGCTCCATGATGCTGGGCGCCGTGCTGTGCTTCACCTTCGCGCAGACGCTGGGCTGGCCGATGTGGCTGGCGGTGCTGCTGGCGCTGGCGCTGTGCGCCGCCTACGGCATGCTGGTCGAGGTGCTGGCGGTGCGCCCCTTCGCGCGCCAGGGCTCGAACGCTTGGCTGATGTCGACCGTGGCGCTGGGCATCGTGCTGGATAACCTGGTCCTGCACACCTTCGGCAAGGAGCCGCGCAGCCTGCCTTCGCCGCTGGCGCTGTCGTCCATCGAGGTGGGCGGCGTCGGCCTGGGCGTGTACCCGCTGCACCTGCTGATCCCGGCCATCGGCCTGGCGCTGGCCGCGCTGCTGCACACCGTCTCGCGCCGCACGCGCTGGGGCACCGCATTGCTGGCGGTGGTGCAGAACCGCGATGCCGCGCGCCTGATGGGCATCCCGATCACGCGCGCCATCTCAGCGGCCTTCGCGCTCTCTACCCTGCTGGCGGGCGTGGCCGGCGTGCTGATCGCGCCGCTGTTCAACGTCAACGCCGACATGGGCACGCTGTTCGGCCTGAAGGCCTTCGCCGTGGCCATCCTGGGCGGCATCACCAGCGCCTGGGGCGTGATGATCGCGGGCCTGCTGTTCGGCATCGCCGAGGCGCTGATCACCGCCACCCTCGGCTCCGGCTACACCCAGATCATCACCTTCGCACTGGTGATCGCGGTGCTGGCAATCCGTCCCAACGGCCTGTTCGGCCGCGCACAGGTGAAAAAGGTATGA
- a CDS encoding ABC transporter substrate-binding protein, with translation MNRFTRRTLIAAAAATVAAAAAGFAPLALAADTIKIGLVTALSGQSAQAGEALTRGMSIAIDEINAKGGLLGGRKLELVRRDDEANPAKGVVAARELIFKEKVAVLFGGLDTPVSMAIVPIANQEKVPFMGPWAAGTGVTRNGANPNYAFRVSAVDELVDKAMLNYAQKTFKSGKAGLILVNNPWGESNEKGIVAALAEKGLKPAGIEKFEASDVDVVPQLSRLKAAGADTLYLVGNVGPSAQVVKSLDRMGWKVPVVSHWGPAGGRFTELAGPNAKNVHFVQTFSFFGKLSPVGEKVVAELKAKYPSIKGPDDITPAVGVANAYDGVQLAALAIARAGSTNGDAIREGFYKIERYEGLIKTYVKPFSPTVHDALQADDYVWAQFIDNRILPVGLSQ, from the coding sequence ATGAACCGTTTCACCCGCCGTACCCTGATCGCCGCCGCCGCGGCCACCGTCGCCGCCGCAGCAGCCGGATTCGCGCCGCTGGCGCTGGCCGCCGACACCATCAAGATCGGCCTGGTCACCGCGCTGTCGGGCCAGTCCGCGCAGGCCGGCGAGGCGCTGACCCGCGGCATGAGCATCGCCATCGACGAGATCAACGCCAAGGGCGGCCTCCTGGGCGGCCGCAAGCTGGAACTGGTGCGCCGCGACGATGAGGCCAACCCGGCCAAGGGCGTGGTAGCCGCGCGCGAGCTGATCTTCAAGGAAAAGGTGGCGGTGCTGTTCGGCGGCCTCGACACCCCGGTGTCGATGGCCATCGTGCCCATCGCCAACCAGGAGAAGGTGCCCTTCATGGGGCCGTGGGCCGCCGGCACCGGCGTGACCAGGAACGGCGCCAATCCCAACTACGCCTTCCGCGTCTCGGCGGTGGATGAGCTGGTCGACAAGGCCATGCTGAACTACGCGCAGAAGACCTTCAAGAGCGGCAAGGCCGGCCTGATCCTGGTCAACAACCCCTGGGGCGAATCCAACGAGAAGGGCATCGTCGCCGCGCTGGCGGAGAAGGGCCTGAAGCCGGCCGGCATCGAGAAGTTCGAGGCCAGCGACGTCGACGTGGTGCCGCAGCTCTCGCGGCTGAAGGCCGCCGGCGCCGACACGCTCTACCTGGTGGGCAACGTCGGACCCTCGGCGCAGGTGGTGAAGTCGCTCGACCGCATGGGATGGAAGGTGCCGGTGGTCTCGCACTGGGGCCCGGCCGGCGGCCGCTTCACCGAGCTGGCCGGACCGAACGCGAAGAACGTGCACTTCGTCCAGACCTTCAGCTTCTTCGGCAAGCTCTCGCCGGTGGGCGAGAAGGTGGTGGCCGAGCTGAAGGCCAAATACCCCTCGATCAAGGGCCCGGACGACATCACCCCGGCGGTGGGCGTGGCCAACGCCTATGACGGCGTGCAGCTGGCGGCGCTGGCCATCGCCCGTGCCGGCTCCACCAACGGCGACGCGATCCGCGAAGGCTTCTACAAGATCGAGCGCTACGAAGGCCTGATCAAGACCTACGTCAAGCCGTTCAGCCCCACCGTACACGACGCGCTGCAGGCCGACGACTACGTCTGGGCGCAGTTCATCGACAACCGCATCCTGCCGGTGGGCCTGAGCCAGTAA
- the hpxZ gene encoding oxalurate catabolism protein HpxZ → MEPVLPFEVNIPEVLAEVEAAFGRYEVALTTNQVEVLDELFLEGPHTVRYGATENLVGIDEIRAFRVGRSPKNLMRALKRTVITTYGRDYAVANTEFTREGEARVGRQSHCWLRLPQGWRIVAAHVSWMEGR, encoded by the coding sequence GTGGAACCCGTATTGCCGTTCGAAGTGAATATTCCCGAGGTGCTGGCCGAGGTCGAGGCCGCCTTCGGGCGTTACGAAGTGGCGCTGACCACCAACCAGGTGGAGGTGCTCGACGAGCTGTTCCTGGAGGGGCCGCATACCGTGCGCTACGGGGCGACCGAGAACCTGGTCGGCATCGATGAGATCCGCGCGTTCCGGGTCGGGCGTTCGCCGAAGAACCTGATGCGGGCGTTGAAGCGTACCGTCATCACCACCTATGGACGCGACTACGCGGTGGCCAATACCGAGTTCACGCGCGAGGGCGAGGCGCGGGTGGGGCGGCAGAGCCATTGCTGGTTGCGGTTGCCGCAGGGGTGGCGGATTGTGGCGGCGCATGTTTCTTGGATGGAGGGGAGGTAG